The proteins below come from a single Eucalyptus grandis isolate ANBG69807.140 chromosome 3, ASM1654582v1, whole genome shotgun sequence genomic window:
- the LOC120291144 gene encoding tetratricopeptide repeat domain-containing protein PYG7, chloroplastic-like: MADRALLSLSPSPSFSSISDRIPPFHPSILSRSTILKTRLRRTIRQICQSELTAESRSLPRLKESLENPFIIKKILKVKEPSVWISALSVGLPSWLACAQVAVASETTQINAVYEIGELFELGIQLSYLLLLLALLGVGSFFVIRQVLVRRELDLSAKELQEQVRSGDASATELFELGAVMLRRKVYPAATKYLLQAIEKWDGDDQDLAQVYNALGVSYVRDGKLEKGITQFETAVKLQPGYVTAWNNLGDAYEKKKDLKSALKAFEEVLLFDPNNKVARPRRDTLKERVTMYKGVPVKSKER; the protein is encoded by the exons ATGGCGGACCGCGCTCTCTTATCCCTCTCCCCAtctccttccttctcctccatctccgaCCGGATACCACCTTTCCATCCTTCAATCCTTTCGCGCTCGACCATCTTGAAGACCAGGCTCAGAAGAACAATCAG GCAGATATGTCAAAGTGAATTGACGGCAGAATCACGGTCATTGCCACGGCTGAAGG AGTCTTTGGAGAACCCttttattatcaaaaagattttaaagGTGAAGGAGCCATCAGTCTGGATATCTGCACTCTCAGTCGGACTTCCCTCTTGGTTGGCTTGTGCACAAGTTGCAGTTGCAAGTGAAACTACTCAAATAAATGCTGTTTATGAGATTGGAGAGTTGTTTGAATTGGGAATCCAACTATCCTATTTGCTTTTGCTCTTGGCCTTGCTTGGTGTGGGTTCTTTCTTTGTCATCCGTCAGGTCTTAGTCCGCAGAGAACTTGACCTTTCTGCTAAAGAGCTgcag GAGCAAGTAAGAAGTGGTGATGCTAGTGCAACTGAGTTATTCGAACTGGGTGCAGTGATGCTAAGAAGGAAAGTTTACCCAGCCGCAACTAAGTACTTGCTTCAGGCAATTGAAAAATGGGATGGAGATGATCAAGATCTTGCACAG GTATACAATGCCCTCGGTGTTAGTTATGTTCGAGATGGCAAGCTTGAGAAAGGAATTACGCAATTTGAAACTGCAGTGAAGCTTCAACCGGGATATGTGACAGCTTGGAACAACCTTGGTGATGcatatgaaaagaagaaagacttGAAGTCTGCTCTTAAGGCATTTGAAGAGGTGCTACTTTTTGACCCTAATAATAAGGTAGCTAGACCACGGCGGGACACGTTAAAAGAACGTGTGACCATGTACAAAGGAGTTCCCGTGAAATCAAAAGAGAGATGA
- the LOC120292044 gene encoding LOW QUALITY PROTEIN: FHA domain-containing protein PS1-like (The sequence of the model RefSeq protein was modified relative to this genomic sequence to represent the inferred CDS: inserted 7 bases in 5 codons; deleted 1 base in 1 codon), with amino-acid sequence MAVPGERATIDGDGEPCIPVFTVVKNGAVLKNIFRRRQAPSSVAAPPPPPGPRPPATGGRREDRGGRPGGRGEMLIVGRHXDCHIMLTHPSISRFHLQIHSIXSRRKLSVVDLSSVHGTWVSEKRIEPGVVVELSGGDTLRVGGSTXVYRLHWAPLSRAYDFXNPFVSALDASGFSFQDENKDTLTRIIIERVEALALDDCEELPAKESESMCSMKKNGLEVGNATELVSADEGSIRSADDDLENCSVAEAFGDSQKFNEERWSTEVGIATELVSADEGSIRSAHDDLENCLVAEDFEDNWKFNGEKWSMEVGIAAELVSADEGSIRSAHDDLRTGNPTETTDQHLNDENQRPQYGSVTGRLSESGKESSPLGQSCTKSKCSSIWSRRGKPSTVLQLQTNRRKGMTKSAATASRNKQHSQDNRAENGQTCLWKFFKTKKRVGLEAGAERSAFKSLNVRSGSQSTASGGAMKSGLSVDGVRSLGRKVSALSANKSYGEPNKSWIMVVDTTSFLNKESMKSLQLLQGLKETQLFIPRIVIRELDCLKRRASVFRRTTEVSSALEWIEDTMVNLKWWIHXKGPWRKGMSVAPTPPATPRCIFGDVSATFSAATPGGSVMDIISPTTEDHVLESALFYRKTNPNGQLVLLSNDISLKIKAMAEGILCETAQEFRESLVNPFSDRFLWADSSPRGQTWSCLDDVVLKEKYYSRPSKKSARGEGLSGLKLILLHNSQYGQQIRSVG; translated from the exons ATGGCCGTCCCCGGAGAACGCGCGACAATCGACGGAGACGGCGAGCCCTGCATCCCCGTGTTCACCGTCGTCAAGAACGGCGCCGTCCTCAAGAACATCTTTCGTCGTCGACAAGCCCCCTCCTCCgtcgccgcgccgccgccgccgccggggccCCGCCCGCCCGCGACAGGCGGACGGCGCGAAGACCGCGGCGGGCGGCCGGGAGGCCGAGGCGAGATGCTGATCGTCGGTCGGCA CGACTGCCACATCATGTTGACGCACCCCAGCATCAGCAGGTTCCACCTCCAGATTCATTCGA CGTCGCGGCGGAAGCTCTCCGTCGTGGACTTGTCTTCAG tGCATGGGACTTGGGTTTCCGAGAAGAGGATTGAGCCTGGAGTTGTGGTGGAGCTGAGCGGGGGCGACACATTGCGTGTCGGCGGGTCGAC AGTGTATAGACTGCACTGGGCACCTCTGAGCCGTGCATATGATT CGAACCCGTTCGTTTCGGCGTTGGATGCATCGG GATTCAGCTTCCAAGATGAGAATAAGGATACACTCACCCGAATCATTATTGAAAGGGTTGAAGCTCTAGCTCTTGATGATTGTGAAGAATTGCCTGCGAAGGAATCAGAGTCCATGTG ttcaatgaagaaaaatgggcTGGAAGTTGGCAATGCCACTGAATTAGTGTCTGCAGACGAAGGAAGCATAAGATCAGCAGATGATGATCTGGAGAACTGTTCAGTAGCTGAAGCTTTTGGAGACAGCCAGAAGTTCAATGAAGAAAGATGGAGTACGGAAGTTGGCATTGCCACTGAATTAGTGTCTGCAGATGAAGGAAGCATAAGATCAGCGCATGATGATCTCGAGAACTGTTTAGTAGCTGAAGATTTTGAAGACAACTGGAAGTTCAATGGAGAAAAGTGGAGTATGGAAGTTGGCATTGCCGCTGAATTAGTGTCTGCAGATGAAGGAAGCATCAGATCAGCTCATGATGATCTGAGAACT GGAAATCCTACTGAGACCACTGATCAGCATCTTAATGATGAGAACCAGAGGCCACAATATGGATCTGTTACTGGGAGGCTGTCTGAAAGTGGTAAAGAAAGCAGCCCTTTAGGACAGTCTTGCACAAAATCAAAATGCTCGAGCATTTGGTCAAGAAGAGGGAAGCCCAGTACTGTTCTGCAGCTTCAGACAaacagaagaaaaggaatgacCAAAAGTGCTGCTACTGCTTCTAGAAACAAGCAACATAGCCAGGATAAT AGGGCAGAAAATGGCCAGACGTGCCTCTGGAAGTTCTTCAAGACTAAGAAGAGAGTTGGGCTTGAAGCAGGAGCAGAAAGGTCGGCTTTTAAGTCCTTGAATGTCAGGTCCGGCAGTCAATCAACAGCTTCAGGAGGTGCAATGAAAAGTGGTCTTTCTGTTGATGGTGTTCGATCACTGGGAAGGAAAGTCTCTGCTTTGTCTGCT AACAAATCTTATGGCGAGCCAAACAAGAGTTGGATCATGGTTGTCGATACT ACCTCTTTTCTCAACAAGGAGTCGATGAAGTCATTGCAGCTTCTGCAGGGTCTGAAAGAGACTCAGTTATTCATTCCACGAATTG TCATAAGAGAGCTGGACTGTCTGAAGCGACGTGCTAGCGTTTTCAGAAGGACAACTGAGGTCTCTTCAGCTTTAGAGTGGATAGAAGATACTATGGTTAATTTGAAATGGTGGATTC GCAAAGGTCCATGGAGGAAAGGAATGTCAGTTGCGCCAACACCTCCTGCTACTCCTCGTTGTATATTTGGCGATGTGAGCGCGACTTTTTCTGCTGCTACACCTGGGGGGAGTGTAATGGATATCATTTCGCCCACCACAGAAGACCACGTCCTTGAATCTGCACTCTTCTATAGGAAAACCAACCCCAATGGACAGCTCGTCCTCCTTAGCAATGATATCTCGCTTAAAATTAAAGCCATGGCAGAG GGTATACTATGTGAGACTGCTCAAGAATTTCGCGAGAGTTTGGTGAATCCCTTCTCCGACAGGTTCTTGTGGGCAGATAGTTCTCCCAGAGGACAGACTTGGTCGTGCTTGGACGATGTTGTTCTGAAAGAGAAGTACTATTCACGCCCATCAAAGAAATCCGCACGAGGAGAAGGCCTGAGTGGATTGAAGCTCATTCTCCTGCACAATTCTCAGTACGGGCAGCAAATCCGATCGGTTGGTTGA